In Canis lupus familiaris isolate Mischka breed German Shepherd chromosome 5, alternate assembly UU_Cfam_GSD_1.0, whole genome shotgun sequence, a genomic segment contains:
- the TMEM45B gene encoding transmembrane protein 45B, which yields MANFKGHALPGSFFLIVGLWWSVKYPLIYFRQKGKSSQLTHYHQRLEIIEAAIRTLFSVVGILAEQFVPDGPHLHLYHENQWVKLMNWQHSTMYLFFAVSGIMDMLTYLITHVPLGLDRLVMAVATFTEGFLFYYHVHNRPPLDQHIHSLLLCAVFGGAFSIFLEVILRDNIVLQLFRTSLVILQGTWFWQIGFVLFPPSGEPEWDQKDDANIMFVTMCFCWHYLAALCIVAISYSLVYCHLTRFKRHGGEIIGIQKLKSDPTYQTSLLGGSDEE from the exons ATGGCAAACTTCAAGGGCCATGCTCTCCCAGGGAGTTTCTTCTTGATAGTTGGACTGTGGTGGTCGGTGAAGTACCCACTAATATACTTCCGCCAGAAGGGGAAGAGCAGCCAACTGACTCATTACCATCAGCGTCTTGAGATCATTGAAGCTGCGATCAGAACTTTGTTTTCAGTTGTTG GGATCCTGGCAGAGCAGTTCGTCCCAGACGGGCCCCACCTCCACCTGTACCATGAAAACCAGTGGGTAAAGCTAATGAATTGGCAGCACAGCACCATGTATTTGTTCTTTGCCGTCTCGGGAATCATGGATATGCTCACCTATCTCATCACCCACGTCCCCCTGGGGCTGGACAGATTGGTTATGGCTGTGGCAACATTCACCGAAG GTTTTCTCTTCTACTACCACGTCCATAACCGGCCGCCCTTGGACCAGCACATCCACTCCCTGCTGCTGTGTGCAGTGTTCGGAGGGGCTTTCAGCATCTTCCTAGAAGTGATCCTCCGGGACAATATTGTGCTGCAACTTTTCCGAACCAGTCTTGTGATTCTCCAGGGCACCTGGTTCTGGCAG ATCGGGTTCGTGCTGTTCCCACCTTCTGGAGAACCCGAATGGGACCAGAAAGATGACGCAAACATCATGTTCGTCACCATGTGCTTCTGCTGGCACTACTTGGCTGCCCTCTGCATTGTGGCCATCAGCTACTCTCTGGTGTACTG CCATCTGACTCGGTTTAAGAGGCATGGAGGAGAAATCATTGGCATTCAGAAGCTGAAGTCAGATCCCACTTACCAGACGTccctcttgggtggctcagatgagGAATGA